ATGGAAGCCCCCAAGTTGAGGGGTGCAGGTTACGTCAGGGGGTTGTTACGCGCCAGATCGGATCGCGCCTGGTCGCGCGCCGCCGCCCACTGCGCCAGCGCCACCCCAGCCAGGGCGGTGAGGGCGCCGAGGCCCTGCAGCGGGGTCATGGCTTCGGTGAAGATCAGCCAGCCGAGCAGGGCGGCGACGGCCGGCTGGACCAGGACGACGACGCTGGCGGTGGCGGTCGGCAGGCGGCCCAGCGCCCAGGCGATGGCGCCCTGGCCGGTGACGTGGACGATGGCGAGGCCCAGGCAGGCGCCCCAGCCGGCGAGGCTGGCGGGGAGGATGTCCTCGCCCAGCGCCAGCATGATGACGGCCAGGCCGATGGCCCCGACCAGGCTGGACCAGAACATCACCGCCATGGTCCCGAAGCGGACCCGGGCCTGGCGGACGCACAGGAAGTAGGCGGCGTACCAGAGGGCGGTGGCGGCCGAGAGAATGTCGCCGAGCGGCGGGTTGCTTCCGGGGGCGACGGCGCCGCGACCCTCGGCCATGGTCCAGGCCCCGAGCAGCCCGAGCGCCATGCCGGCCAGGAAGATGGGTCCGACCCGCTCCTTGAAGACCAGGAAGCCCACGATGGTGACGACGATGGGGGTCAGGTTGGCCAGCACCGTGGCGTTGGCCACCGAGGTCATGCCGATGCCGTAGTGCCAGAAGGCCAGGTCGGCGGCGAAGAAGACCCCGGCGAAGACCAGGGGCAGGGAGGGCAGGCCGGGGCTGGGCTCACCCTTCCGGAACACGAAGGGCGCCAGCATCGGCAGGGCCAGCGCCAGGCGCCAGAAGCCGCCGGCAGCGGGGCCGGTCTCGGTCAGGCGCACGAAGATGGGCGCAAAGCCGATGGCGCAGGCGCCGAGCAGCAGGGCGATGAGGGGGAGCGCTCTGTTGTTCACGTAAATCCCAGCTCCCGGCGCAGGTCCTCGGCGGTGACGCCGGATCCGCGAATCTCCCGAAGGGTCTGAGCGTGATCACGCTTGGCGTAGCGCCTGCCGTCGGGTCCGACCAGCAGGGGATGGTGCCGGTAGGTCGGAGCGGGGAGGGCGAGGAGGGTCTGCAGGAGGCGCTGGACGGGGGTGGCCTCGTAGAGGTCCCGGCCGCGGATGACGTGGGTGACACCCTGCAGGGCGTCATCGACGACGACGGCGAGATGGTAGGCCACGCCGACATCCTTGCGGGCGAGGACGATGTCGCCGGCCGCTGTGGGGTCAGCGGGGCGAGTCTCTCCGGACTCCGTGAAGGTGATGTCGAAGCCCCCCAGATGCTGGCGGGCGGCGGCGAGGGACAGGCGCCAGGCGAAGGCCTGGCCGGCGGCGAGGCGTTCAGCCTCCTCGGCGGCCGGCAGCGGGGCGCTGGTGTAGGGGACGGGCAGGCCGTGGGGCGCCGACTGGGCGGCCTCCGCGATCTCCTTGCGGGTCTTGAAGCAGCGATAGGCGAGGCCGGCGTCCCGCAGGCGCTGCAGGGCGGCGTCGTAGTCGGCGAGATGGTCGGACTGGCGGCGGACCGGCGTTTCCCAGGTCAGGCCCAGCCAGGCGATATCCTCGAGGAGGGCGGCTTCGTATTCCGGCCGGCAGCGAGTGGCGTCGATGTCCTCGAGACGCAGAAGGAAGCGGCCGGAGGCGGCCTTGGCGGCTTCGAAGGCGGTCAGCGCGGAATAAGCGTGGCCCCGGTGGAGATAGCCGGTGGGCGAGGGGGCGAAGCGGGTGACGAAAGGTTGGGCCACACGCAGGGTGTAGCGTCTAAACTCTCCCCCCGCGAGCGGGAGGAGAGTTCGAAGTTTGGCGTCGGCTAGTTGTTGGCCGGCGCGTCGGAGATTTCTTCGAGGATGGCGCCGGCCTTGCGGGCCGAGGCTTCCTGGGCGACGTCGCCGAGGGAGACGATGCCGGTCAGGTTCTGCTTTTCGTCGACGATGAGGATGCGGCGGATCTGCTTGTCCTGCATCTGGAAGATGACGTCGGCGATGCTGGCGTCCTCGCGGCAGGTCTGGACCTCGGTGGTCATCACCTCGGACACCTTGGTGTCGAAGCTGCGCTGCTCGCCGACCACGCGCAATACGATGTCGCGGTCGGTGATGATGCCCTTGATCTGGCCGTCCTCGACGACGGGCATGGCGCCGGTCTCGATGTCGTTCATGCGCCGGGCGATGTCGGCGACGGTGTCCGAGGGCTTGGCGACCTGCGGGTTGGCGGTCATGACGTCGGAAATCAGCATGGCGATAAAGCCCCTTCAGCGGCTGTTGTGAGCCTGCCTAACGGGCGGGACGCGGAGCGCGTTCCTTGGAGATCAGTCGGCCTTGCCGTGCTTCGCCTGGAACATGCCCAGGTGGCTGAGCACGGCGCGCAGGAAGCCGGCGTCGCCGCCGAAGGCTTCCTTCAGCGGATTGAACTGCGCAAAGCCGCTCATTTCGGCCAGGCCATGGGCGGCGCACCAGGCGGCGATGGTGGCCAGTTCGATATCGACGTCGGCCACATCAGGCCCGGCGGCGTCGCGGAAGGTATTGCGGACCAGGCAGTAGGCGCCGTCTTCCTTGTCCTGCATGCCCTCCGGCAGGGAGTCCTTGTCGCGGGCGGTGTCGTACATGACCCGGTAGAGCGCCGGGTGGTCCTGGGAGAAGCGGACATAGGCCACGCCGATTTCGGTCATCAGGCTGGAGAGATCGGGGACCTTACCCTGCACGGCGGCCATGCCGTCGCCGAGCGCTTCCCAGCCGACGTGGGCGACCGCCTCCAGCAGTTCGCCCTTGTCCTTGAAATGGTGGTAGGGCGCCGCCGGGCTGACCCCGGCCTCACGGGCCACGGCCCGCAGGCTGAGGGCGCTCGGCCCCTCGCGCTCCAGAATCCGGATGGCGGCGTCGACCAGCGCGCGGCGCAGGTCACCATGGTGATAGGGGCGGGTATCGGCAACAGCGGCGGTGCTCATTGAACCTGTATAAACTTTCATCCGAACGCCGTAAAGATCATCTTGACAGCGCTTAGATGCCCCTCTATCTGAGCACTGTCCAGATCGGACGAACCCTTCGCCCCCCTCCCCGGGTGAGACGAGGGGATCAAACGGGGGGCCACGGTATTCGCGGCCCACAACTCAAAAGGTGTGTGTCATGCAAATCTCCAAACTGTCTTCGTTCGAGCGCCTCTTCGACCGTTCGGCCTCCGTGCTGTTCCTCGGCATGGGCCTGATCCTGGCCGGCGCCACGGCCTTCATCGGCGTCTAGAACGACCGGGCAGGCGGCCGGCCCTCACCGGCCGCCAGCGCCCACGAAATTCAGTTCGATCCAATCAAGACCTTGGGCTCCTTCGGGAGCCCTTTTCTGTTGTGGGCGAAGGCATGACCGTGTCGGACACGGTCCATCGGCCGGCCGATCGCTCGCGCAGGAAAGCGGGGAGGTCGCCCGAAAGGTCGGTGGCCGAAAAGAGCGAATAGGTCCAGCTGTCCGCATAGGGCCAGAGACCACCGACTTGGGCCCAGGCCTCGGTGACCATGCAGAGGCTAAGCTCGCCCTGGACGCGGGCCAGCAGGAGGTCCGGCGGATAGCGAACCTCGGGCAGCTCACGCTCCCAGTCGTCAAGGAAGGCGGCCAGCGTCCATTCCTCCCGGCCCAGATCCTCGACCGCGCGACCGACGCAAACCTCGGCCTCGGTCTGCCGGGCAAGAAAGTCCGCCAGGGCTCGCCACAGGTCTTCGTCGAACACCATGTCCGGGCAGCCGGGGACGCTTGCGTGCTGGATGACGGCGAGCCGACGGTCGAGGCCGGTCCGGCCTATGGCCGGCGGATAGCGGTATCCTGGCTCGGGGCCCGAGACGAATTCGACCTCGACAGGGCCTCGCCGCGCGTTCTCGGTCATGACTGGCGCCTTCGACGGTGCATTGAAGGCAGCCTAAGCATTCTTTCCCAGCTGTGTCTTGGAGCCGTCGCCTATCGGCGCCATCTTCCAGAGGTCATCGGGGATGCAGGCGATTCCCGTAGCGACGGAAAGGCAGGCGGGTCTTCAGTCCGATTGCGAATTCCACTCCGCGGGAGCGGGCGTGATGGAGATTTCATCCCACGCGCCGTCAGGCTGGCCCGCCCTCGTGCTGAACGCCGACTACCGGCCGCTCAGCTATTATCCGCTGTCCGTCTGGCCCTGGCAGGACGTGATCAAGGCGGTGTTTCTCGACCGTGTCGATGTCGTCTCGACCTACGACCAGGTGATCCGCAGCCCCTCGTTCGAGATGCGGCTGCCCAGCGTGGTCAGCCTGAAACAGTTCGTCAGCCAGGACCGGCCGCCGGCCTTCACGCGGTTCAACCTGTTCCTGCGCGACGCCTTCACCTGCCAGTACTGCACCTCGACCATGGACCTGACGTTCGACCATGTGCTGCCGCGCTCGCGGGGCGGACGGACGACCTGGGAGAACATCGTCACCGCCTGCGCGCCCTGCAACCTGGCCAAGGGCGGGCGCACGCCGCGCGAGGCCCACATGCACCCGCACCGGGCGCCGCGACGGCCATCGATGCACGAACTGCAGGAGCGTGGGCGACGGTTCCCGCCAGGCCACCTGCACGAAAGCTGGCTCGACTACCTGTACTGGGACATCGAGCTTGAGGCTTGAGGTTGTTGCCCGAGGCAATGTCTGGTCTGATTTGACAATAGCTGCGAGGCATTCACTCTTGCCTTCTGCAACGGGCGGAGACGGGGGCGGACTTGCGGTACCAGGGGGTGATGTGGCTTGCGGCGACGCTTGTCGCACTCGCTCCGGTATTCGCTATCATCCTTGAGGCCTTCGGCATCAAGGTCCCGTTCGTCAAAGAGCTTAGGGGGCGGACCAAGCTTGTGGTCGCCAGCATGTTCTTAGTCGGCTTTATCGGCTTGTTGTATTTTCAGGCTCAGACGGGAAAGACCCTCGACGAAATTGCGGCCTGCACGCTGTTCTCGAACGGGGCTGCTTGCAAGTCGGATGCAGAGAAAGCCGTGAATGATGCGGCGGATGCGGTTGCCCTGACAGCAGTCGATCCGACGGTTTTGCCACCTGCGGTCAATGCCCGAGCAGAGCAGTCCGCCCCAGTCTCCCGCGACCTGTGCGACGCCAGTGCGCGATCGAACGGCAATTGGGAAGCCAATCAAATGTATGAAGAGGCGAGGGTTCTATCATTGGGGATCAACGGCCGGCGTGATGAAGGGGCCGCGAGGCTCTTGT
The nucleotide sequence above comes from Caulobacter sp. NIBR1757. Encoded proteins:
- a CDS encoding EamA family transporter; this translates as MNNRALPLIALLLGACAIGFAPIFVRLTETGPAAGGFWRLALALPMLAPFVFRKGEPSPGLPSLPLVFAGVFFAADLAFWHYGIGMTSVANATVLANLTPIVVTIVGFLVFKERVGPIFLAGMALGLLGAWTMAEGRGAVAPGSNPPLGDILSAATALWYAAYFLCVRQARVRFGTMAVMFWSSLVGAIGLAVIMLALGEDILPASLAGWGACLGLAIVHVTGQGAIAWALGRLPTATASVVVLVQPAVAALLGWLIFTEAMTPLQGLGALTALAGVALAQWAAARDQARSDLARNNPLT
- the gluQRS gene encoding tRNA glutamyl-Q(34) synthetase GluQRS — protein: MAQPFVTRFAPSPTGYLHRGHAYSALTAFEAAKAASGRFLLRLEDIDATRCRPEYEAALLEDIAWLGLTWETPVRRQSDHLADYDAALQRLRDAGLAYRCFKTRKEIAEAAQSAPHGLPVPYTSAPLPAAEEAERLAAGQAFAWRLSLAAARQHLGGFDITFTESGETRPADPTAAGDIVLARKDVGVAYHLAVVVDDALQGVTHVIRGRDLYEATPVQRLLQTLLALPAPTYRHHPLLVGPDGRRYAKRDHAQTLREIRGSGVTAEDLRRELGFT
- a CDS encoding CBS domain-containing protein, giving the protein MLISDVMTANPQVAKPSDTVADIARRMNDIETGAMPVVEDGQIKGIITDRDIVLRVVGEQRSFDTKVSEVMTTEVQTCREDASIADVIFQMQDKQIRRILIVDEKQNLTGIVSLGDVAQEASARKAGAILEEISDAPANN
- a CDS encoding TetR/AcrR family transcriptional regulator, which produces MSTAAVADTRPYHHGDLRRALVDAAIRILEREGPSALSLRAVAREAGVSPAAPYHHFKDKGELLEAVAHVGWEALGDGMAAVQGKVPDLSSLMTEIGVAYVRFSQDHPALYRVMYDTARDKDSLPEGMQDKEDGAYCLVRNTFRDAAGPDVADVDIELATIAAWCAAHGLAEMSGFAQFNPLKEAFGGDAGFLRAVLSHLGMFQAKHGKAD
- a CDS encoding HNH endonuclease, whose translation is MMEISSHAPSGWPALVLNADYRPLSYYPLSVWPWQDVIKAVFLDRVDVVSTYDQVIRSPSFEMRLPSVVSLKQFVSQDRPPAFTRFNLFLRDAFTCQYCTSTMDLTFDHVLPRSRGGRTTWENIVTACAPCNLAKGGRTPREAHMHPHRAPRRPSMHELQERGRRFPPGHLHESWLDYLYWDIELEA
- a CDS encoding tetratricopeptide repeat protein produces the protein MRYQGVMWLAATLVALAPVFAIILEAFGIKVPFVKELRGRTKLVVASMFLVGFIGLLYFQAQTGKTLDEIAACTLFSNGAACKSDAEKAVNDAADAVALTAVDPTVLPPAVNARAEQSAPVSRDLCDASARSNGNWEANQMYEEARVLSLGINGRRDEGAARLLYKSAADLGHPSAQFNLGNMFHEGRGGPVDADQAIYWWSRAASQGFGPPMENLMGAYSGTWKGFPPRDFAQMVRWGRELDRCNQPRVLNNLGIIYASGGYGVEPDNALGRQYFNRAIAAQSPRAEGNLRLLESRAAATADDYRWE